Proteins encoded by one window of Salvia splendens isolate huo1 chromosome 5, SspV2, whole genome shotgun sequence:
- the LOC121804614 gene encoding uncharacterized protein LOC121804614 isoform X1, whose product MESILARALEYTLKYWLKSFSRDQFKLQGRTAQLSNLDINGDALHASMGLPPALNVTSAKVGKLEIVLPSVSYVQVEPIVVQIDRLDLVLVENDDIDVSSKPSSVSTSTSTGKGSGYGFADKIADGMTLQVGVVNLLLETHGGARRRGGATWASPMASITIRNLILCTTNEDWEVVNLKDAREFSTGKKFIYVFKKLQWEQLSIDILPHPDMFSDPDFLNSQEGSNKKDEDGAKRVFFGGERFIEGISGEAYITIQRTELNCPLGLEVQLHITEAVCPALSEPGLRALLRFFTGFYVCLNRGDVNPNSQPRSAEAAGRSLVSITVDHIFVCIKDAEFQLELLMQSLLFSRASVSDGEKANYLTRVIIGGLFLRDTFSRPPCTLVLPSMQDASIDTSDVPDFAKNFCPPIYPLGEQQWQSNCSVPLICLYSLQLVPSPSPPIFASRTVIDCQPLMIHLQEESCLRISSFLADGIVVNPGSVLPDFSINSLLFNLKGLVVTVPLEIGNPEQLSGSPNISVHNSFSGARLHIENLMFSQSPSLKLSLLNIEKDPACFCLWKSQPIDASQKKLTAGASSITLSLETCNGFIGRNTARVDSSLWKCVEMKDICFEVAMVTADGTPLTDMPPAGGVVRVGVNCEQYNSSTSVEQLFFVLDLYAYFGKVSERIAVAGKSKSLEETRNDSLQGSIMDKVPGDTAVTLSLKNLQLRFLESSSDTQGTPLVLFIGDGLSVKVSHRTLGGAMAISSTLRWERVEVDCADTANDFQLEKGSELMLPDKNLNGRDCYQLRAVFWVQNTKIYQSNRNMTVPFLDISVTHVIPYSAQDIECHSLRVLACIAGIRLGGGMSYAESLLHRFGIFGADGGPGEGLTRGLEQLSGGPLSILFKASPVTVDDLRENACQEDGKESSLFHLGTPDDVDVSIELKDWLFALEGEQEIADRLYFQDSEVPQREERSWHMTFHNIHMKAKSAPMHAAADKTNTTRKHKHPIELITVGMEGLEILKPMSGHRMLTNGIYENEIVQNGFPGREKQPVNRHGGVNVEVDIVASEADNDDLMAEWMVENFKFSVTEPLEAVVKKDELQHLALLCKSEVDSLGRIAAGVLRILKLDGSLGSAAISQLSNLGTGSIDQIFTPKSKTGFSPFSDAGGGSWGSGMETTVAFLEEAVLDSKAKCAALATELACSDSPANCLDDVRQLSEKLENMQKLLDQLRIPH is encoded by the exons ATGGAGTCCATCTTGGCTCGAGCGTTGGAGTACACACTCAAGTATTGGCTCAAATCATTCAGTAGAGATCAGTTCAAATTGCAGGGGCGCACCGCGCAACTTTCGAATTTAG ATATAAATGGAGACGCACTACATGCGAGTATGGGATTGCCGCCGGCGCTCAATGTCACCTCCGCCAAAGTTGGCAAATTGGAGATTGTG CTTCCTTCGGTAAGCTACGTACAAGTAGAGCCAATTGTGGTGCAAATTGATAGGCTGGACCTGGTGTTGGTGGAAAATGATGATATAGATGTATCTAGTAAACCGAGCAG TGTTTCAACCTCAACAAGTACTGGAAAGGGTAGTGGATATGGATTCGCTGACAAG ATTGCAGATGGAATGACATTACAAGTTGGTGTTGTTAATCTCTTACTCGAAACTCACGGTGGAGCTCGGCGCAGAGGAGGAGCAACCTG GGCATCTCCAATGGCTTCCATCACTATACGCAACCTTATACTCTGCACAACAAATGAGGACTGGGAG GTTGTAAATCTTAAGGATGCAAGGGAATTTTCTACTGGCAAGAAATTCATATATGTGTTCAAA AAACTTCAGTGGGAGCAGCTGTCTATTGACATCCTGCCTCATCCGGATATGTTCTCGGATCCAGACTTTTTAAATTCTCAAGAAGGGTCTAATAAGAAAGACGAAGATGGTGCAAAGCGGGTATTCTTTGGTGGGGAGCGATTCATTGAGGGGATCTCAGGAGAGGCCTAT ATTACAATCCAAAGGACAGAGTTGAATTGCCCCCTAGGGCTTGAAGTTCAATTGCATATTACAGAAGCTGTTTGCCCTGCTTTAAGTGAACCAG GATTACGGGCTCTTCTCCGTTTCTTTACTGGATTTTATGTTTGTCTAAATCGAGGAGATGTGAATCCAAATTCTCAGcca CGGTCTGCAGAAGCTGCCGGCCGTTCTTTGGTCTCTATAACTGTGGATCACATATTTGTCTGCATTAAGGATGCTG AATTTCAGCTAGAACTTCTGATGCAATCACTATTATTCTCTCGG GCAAGTGTATCTGATGGAGAGAAGGCAAATTACTTGACACGGGTCATAATAGGTGGATTGTTTTTGAG GGATACGTTTTCGCGTCCACCATGCACCTTAGTGCTGCCGTCGATGCAGGATGCTTCTATTGATACCTCAGATGTCCCAGATTTTG CTAAGAACTTCTGTCCTCCAATATATCCTCTTGGAGAGCAGCAGTGGCAATCAAATTGCAGTGTGCCTCTGATCTGTCTCTACAGTCTGCAGTTAGTGCCCTCCCCGAGCCCACCAATTTTTGCTTCCAGAACCGTTATTGACTGCCAGCCGCTAATG ATTCATCTTCAGGAAGAATCCTGTCTGAGAATATCATCCTTTTTAGCTGATGGAATTGTCGTAAATCCTGGTTctgtgctgccagatttctccATTAACTCCCTACTTTTCAATCTTAAAGGTTTAGTTGTTACCGTACCCCTAGAGATAGGAAACCCAGAACAATTATCTGGAAGTCCCAACATATCAGTCCATAATTCATTTTCTGGGGCAAGGCTCCATATTGAAAATTTGATGTTCTCCCAGTCACCTTCCTTAAAACTAAGCCTACTGAACATTGAGAAGGATCCTGCATGTTTCTGTCTTTGGAAGAGTCAACCAATTGATGCCAGCCAGAAGAAATTGACTGCTGGAGCATCTTCGATTACTTTGTCTTTGGAAACATGCAATGGCTTTATTGGGAGGAACACCGCAAGGGTGGATTCAAGTCTATGGAAATGTGTTGAGATGAAAGATATCTGTTTTGAGGTAGCAATGGTGACTGCAGATGGGACCCCTTTAACAGATATGCCACCTGCGGGAGGGGTTGTCAGAGTAGGAGTTAACTGTGAACAATACAATTCAAGCACTTCAGTGGAGCAGTTATTCTTTGTTCTAGACCTCTATGCTTATTTTGGTAAGGTTAGTGAAAGGATAGCTGTGGCAGGGAAAAGCAAGTCTTTAGAGGAAACAAGAAATGATTCTCTGCAGGGAAGCATAATGGATAAAGTTCCTGGTGATACTGCTGTCACTCTTTCTCTGAAGAATTTGCAGCTAAgattcttagaatcttcatctGATACCCAAGGCACACCTCTAGTTCTTTTCATTGGTGATGGTCTGTCTGTCAAGGTTAGCCATAGAACTCTGGGTGGCGCCATGGCAATTTCATCCACTTTACGATGGGAAAGGGTCGAGGTGGACTGTGCAGACACTGCGAATGACTTCCAACTGGAGAAAGGTTCTGAATTGATGCTTCCCGACAAGAATCTGAACGGGAGGGACTGCTATCAGTTACGGGCTGTTTTTTGGGttcaaaatactaaaatttatcAATCAAATCGTAATATGACAGTACCATTTCTGGACATATCCGTGACACATGTGATTCCATATAGTGCACAGGATATCGAGTGCCATAGTTTAAGAGTGTTGGCCTGCATTGCTGGTATCCGCCTTGGTGGAGGAATGAGTTATGCTGAATCTTTGCTTCATAGGTTTGGAATCTTTGGTGCTGATGGCGGGCCAGGGGAAGGTCTTACCAGAGGCCTTGAGCAGTTATCTGGTGGACCTTTATCAATTCTTTTTAAAGCATCACCCGTCACTGTGGATGACCTTAGAGAGA ATGCATGTCAAGAAGATGGAAAGGAAAGCAGTCTCTTCCATTTGGGCACCCCTGATGACGTGGATGTTTCAATTGAATTAAAAGATTGGTTATTTGCTCTTGAAGGTGAGCAGGAGATTGCAGATAGATTATACTTCCAAGACTCCGAAGTTCCTCAGAGAGAAGAGAGGAGCTGGCATATGACGTTTCATAATATACATATGAAAGCAAAAAGCGCCCCAATGCATGCAGCAGCTGATAAAACAAACACAACCAGAAAGCATAAACATCCTATCGAGTTGATTACT GTTGGCATGGAAGGTCTGGAGATCTTAAAACCAATGTCTGGGCACCGGATGCTGACGAATGGGATTTATGAAAATGAGATAGTTCAGAATGGTTTTCCCGGAAGAGAAAAGCAACCTGTCAACAGACATGGTGGCGTCAATGTGGAAGTTGACATAGTGGCTTCTGAAGCAGATAATGATGACCTAATGGCTGAGTGGATGGTGGAAAATTTCAAATTCTCTGTAACCGAGCCA CTTGAGGCTGTAGTGAAGAAGGATGAGCTGCAACATCTCGCTCTCCTGTGCAAGTCTGAGGTCGATTCTTTGGGTAGAATAGCTGCTGGTGTCCTTCGAATTCTTAAGTTAGATGGATCACTTGGTTCAGCAGCAATCAGCCAACTGAGTAATTTAG GAACTGGAAGTATAGACCAGATATTTACCCCGAAGTCGAAGACGGGGTTCAGTCCATTTTCAGACGCGGGCGGTGGAAGTTGGGGTTCAGGCATGGAGACAACCGTTGCATTTCTTGAGGAGGCAGTTTTGGATTCAAAGGCAAAATGCGCTGCTCTGGCGACCGAGTTAGCTTGCTCAGATTCGCCTGCAAACTGCCTTGATGATGTCAGACAGCTGAGTGAGAAACTTGAAAACATGCAGAAGTTACTTGACCAATTGAGAATTCCTCACTGA
- the LOC121804614 gene encoding uncharacterized protein LOC121804614 isoform X2, which translates to MESILARALEYTLKYWLKSFSRDQFKLQGRTAQLSNLDINGDALHASMGLPPALNVTSAKVGKLEIVLPSVSYVQVEPIVVQIDRLDLVLVENDDIDVSSKPSSVSTSTSTGKGSGYGFADKIADGMTLQVGVVNLLLETHGGARRRGGATWASPMASITIRNLILCTTNEDWEVVNLKDAREFSTGKKFIYVFKKLQWEQLSIDILPHPDMFSDPDFLNSQEGSNKKDEDGAKRVFFGGERFIEGISGEAYITIQRTELNCPLGLEVQLHITEAVCPALSEPGLRALLRFFTGFYVCLNRGDRSAEAAGRSLVSITVDHIFVCIKDAEFQLELLMQSLLFSRASVSDGEKANYLTRVIIGGLFLRDTFSRPPCTLVLPSMQDASIDTSDVPDFAKNFCPPIYPLGEQQWQSNCSVPLICLYSLQLVPSPSPPIFASRTVIDCQPLMIHLQEESCLRISSFLADGIVVNPGSVLPDFSINSLLFNLKGLVVTVPLEIGNPEQLSGSPNISVHNSFSGARLHIENLMFSQSPSLKLSLLNIEKDPACFCLWKSQPIDASQKKLTAGASSITLSLETCNGFIGRNTARVDSSLWKCVEMKDICFEVAMVTADGTPLTDMPPAGGVVRVGVNCEQYNSSTSVEQLFFVLDLYAYFGKVSERIAVAGKSKSLEETRNDSLQGSIMDKVPGDTAVTLSLKNLQLRFLESSSDTQGTPLVLFIGDGLSVKVSHRTLGGAMAISSTLRWERVEVDCADTANDFQLEKGSELMLPDKNLNGRDCYQLRAVFWVQNTKIYQSNRNMTVPFLDISVTHVIPYSAQDIECHSLRVLACIAGIRLGGGMSYAESLLHRFGIFGADGGPGEGLTRGLEQLSGGPLSILFKASPVTVDDLRENACQEDGKESSLFHLGTPDDVDVSIELKDWLFALEGEQEIADRLYFQDSEVPQREERSWHMTFHNIHMKAKSAPMHAAADKTNTTRKHKHPIELITVGMEGLEILKPMSGHRMLTNGIYENEIVQNGFPGREKQPVNRHGGVNVEVDIVASEADNDDLMAEWMVENFKFSVTEPLEAVVKKDELQHLALLCKSEVDSLGRIAAGVLRILKLDGSLGSAAISQLSNLGTGSIDQIFTPKSKTGFSPFSDAGGGSWGSGMETTVAFLEEAVLDSKAKCAALATELACSDSPANCLDDVRQLSEKLENMQKLLDQLRIPH; encoded by the exons ATGGAGTCCATCTTGGCTCGAGCGTTGGAGTACACACTCAAGTATTGGCTCAAATCATTCAGTAGAGATCAGTTCAAATTGCAGGGGCGCACCGCGCAACTTTCGAATTTAG ATATAAATGGAGACGCACTACATGCGAGTATGGGATTGCCGCCGGCGCTCAATGTCACCTCCGCCAAAGTTGGCAAATTGGAGATTGTG CTTCCTTCGGTAAGCTACGTACAAGTAGAGCCAATTGTGGTGCAAATTGATAGGCTGGACCTGGTGTTGGTGGAAAATGATGATATAGATGTATCTAGTAAACCGAGCAG TGTTTCAACCTCAACAAGTACTGGAAAGGGTAGTGGATATGGATTCGCTGACAAG ATTGCAGATGGAATGACATTACAAGTTGGTGTTGTTAATCTCTTACTCGAAACTCACGGTGGAGCTCGGCGCAGAGGAGGAGCAACCTG GGCATCTCCAATGGCTTCCATCACTATACGCAACCTTATACTCTGCACAACAAATGAGGACTGGGAG GTTGTAAATCTTAAGGATGCAAGGGAATTTTCTACTGGCAAGAAATTCATATATGTGTTCAAA AAACTTCAGTGGGAGCAGCTGTCTATTGACATCCTGCCTCATCCGGATATGTTCTCGGATCCAGACTTTTTAAATTCTCAAGAAGGGTCTAATAAGAAAGACGAAGATGGTGCAAAGCGGGTATTCTTTGGTGGGGAGCGATTCATTGAGGGGATCTCAGGAGAGGCCTAT ATTACAATCCAAAGGACAGAGTTGAATTGCCCCCTAGGGCTTGAAGTTCAATTGCATATTACAGAAGCTGTTTGCCCTGCTTTAAGTGAACCAG GATTACGGGCTCTTCTCCGTTTCTTTACTGGATTTTATGTTTGTCTAAATCGAGGAGAT CGGTCTGCAGAAGCTGCCGGCCGTTCTTTGGTCTCTATAACTGTGGATCACATATTTGTCTGCATTAAGGATGCTG AATTTCAGCTAGAACTTCTGATGCAATCACTATTATTCTCTCGG GCAAGTGTATCTGATGGAGAGAAGGCAAATTACTTGACACGGGTCATAATAGGTGGATTGTTTTTGAG GGATACGTTTTCGCGTCCACCATGCACCTTAGTGCTGCCGTCGATGCAGGATGCTTCTATTGATACCTCAGATGTCCCAGATTTTG CTAAGAACTTCTGTCCTCCAATATATCCTCTTGGAGAGCAGCAGTGGCAATCAAATTGCAGTGTGCCTCTGATCTGTCTCTACAGTCTGCAGTTAGTGCCCTCCCCGAGCCCACCAATTTTTGCTTCCAGAACCGTTATTGACTGCCAGCCGCTAATG ATTCATCTTCAGGAAGAATCCTGTCTGAGAATATCATCCTTTTTAGCTGATGGAATTGTCGTAAATCCTGGTTctgtgctgccagatttctccATTAACTCCCTACTTTTCAATCTTAAAGGTTTAGTTGTTACCGTACCCCTAGAGATAGGAAACCCAGAACAATTATCTGGAAGTCCCAACATATCAGTCCATAATTCATTTTCTGGGGCAAGGCTCCATATTGAAAATTTGATGTTCTCCCAGTCACCTTCCTTAAAACTAAGCCTACTGAACATTGAGAAGGATCCTGCATGTTTCTGTCTTTGGAAGAGTCAACCAATTGATGCCAGCCAGAAGAAATTGACTGCTGGAGCATCTTCGATTACTTTGTCTTTGGAAACATGCAATGGCTTTATTGGGAGGAACACCGCAAGGGTGGATTCAAGTCTATGGAAATGTGTTGAGATGAAAGATATCTGTTTTGAGGTAGCAATGGTGACTGCAGATGGGACCCCTTTAACAGATATGCCACCTGCGGGAGGGGTTGTCAGAGTAGGAGTTAACTGTGAACAATACAATTCAAGCACTTCAGTGGAGCAGTTATTCTTTGTTCTAGACCTCTATGCTTATTTTGGTAAGGTTAGTGAAAGGATAGCTGTGGCAGGGAAAAGCAAGTCTTTAGAGGAAACAAGAAATGATTCTCTGCAGGGAAGCATAATGGATAAAGTTCCTGGTGATACTGCTGTCACTCTTTCTCTGAAGAATTTGCAGCTAAgattcttagaatcttcatctGATACCCAAGGCACACCTCTAGTTCTTTTCATTGGTGATGGTCTGTCTGTCAAGGTTAGCCATAGAACTCTGGGTGGCGCCATGGCAATTTCATCCACTTTACGATGGGAAAGGGTCGAGGTGGACTGTGCAGACACTGCGAATGACTTCCAACTGGAGAAAGGTTCTGAATTGATGCTTCCCGACAAGAATCTGAACGGGAGGGACTGCTATCAGTTACGGGCTGTTTTTTGGGttcaaaatactaaaatttatcAATCAAATCGTAATATGACAGTACCATTTCTGGACATATCCGTGACACATGTGATTCCATATAGTGCACAGGATATCGAGTGCCATAGTTTAAGAGTGTTGGCCTGCATTGCTGGTATCCGCCTTGGTGGAGGAATGAGTTATGCTGAATCTTTGCTTCATAGGTTTGGAATCTTTGGTGCTGATGGCGGGCCAGGGGAAGGTCTTACCAGAGGCCTTGAGCAGTTATCTGGTGGACCTTTATCAATTCTTTTTAAAGCATCACCCGTCACTGTGGATGACCTTAGAGAGA ATGCATGTCAAGAAGATGGAAAGGAAAGCAGTCTCTTCCATTTGGGCACCCCTGATGACGTGGATGTTTCAATTGAATTAAAAGATTGGTTATTTGCTCTTGAAGGTGAGCAGGAGATTGCAGATAGATTATACTTCCAAGACTCCGAAGTTCCTCAGAGAGAAGAGAGGAGCTGGCATATGACGTTTCATAATATACATATGAAAGCAAAAAGCGCCCCAATGCATGCAGCAGCTGATAAAACAAACACAACCAGAAAGCATAAACATCCTATCGAGTTGATTACT GTTGGCATGGAAGGTCTGGAGATCTTAAAACCAATGTCTGGGCACCGGATGCTGACGAATGGGATTTATGAAAATGAGATAGTTCAGAATGGTTTTCCCGGAAGAGAAAAGCAACCTGTCAACAGACATGGTGGCGTCAATGTGGAAGTTGACATAGTGGCTTCTGAAGCAGATAATGATGACCTAATGGCTGAGTGGATGGTGGAAAATTTCAAATTCTCTGTAACCGAGCCA CTTGAGGCTGTAGTGAAGAAGGATGAGCTGCAACATCTCGCTCTCCTGTGCAAGTCTGAGGTCGATTCTTTGGGTAGAATAGCTGCTGGTGTCCTTCGAATTCTTAAGTTAGATGGATCACTTGGTTCAGCAGCAATCAGCCAACTGAGTAATTTAG GAACTGGAAGTATAGACCAGATATTTACCCCGAAGTCGAAGACGGGGTTCAGTCCATTTTCAGACGCGGGCGGTGGAAGTTGGGGTTCAGGCATGGAGACAACCGTTGCATTTCTTGAGGAGGCAGTTTTGGATTCAAAGGCAAAATGCGCTGCTCTGGCGACCGAGTTAGCTTGCTCAGATTCGCCTGCAAACTGCCTTGATGATGTCAGACAGCTGAGTGAGAAACTTGAAAACATGCAGAAGTTACTTGACCAATTGAGAATTCCTCACTGA
- the LOC121804614 gene encoding uncharacterized protein LOC121804614 isoform X3, protein MFSDPDFLNSQEGSNKKDEDGAKRVFFGGERFIEGISGEAYITIQRTELNCPLGLEVQLHITEAVCPALSEPGLRALLRFFTGFYVCLNRGDVNPNSQPRSAEAAGRSLVSITVDHIFVCIKDAEFQLELLMQSLLFSRASVSDGEKANYLTRVIIGGLFLRDTFSRPPCTLVLPSMQDASIDTSDVPDFAKNFCPPIYPLGEQQWQSNCSVPLICLYSLQLVPSPSPPIFASRTVIDCQPLMIHLQEESCLRISSFLADGIVVNPGSVLPDFSINSLLFNLKGLVVTVPLEIGNPEQLSGSPNISVHNSFSGARLHIENLMFSQSPSLKLSLLNIEKDPACFCLWKSQPIDASQKKLTAGASSITLSLETCNGFIGRNTARVDSSLWKCVEMKDICFEVAMVTADGTPLTDMPPAGGVVRVGVNCEQYNSSTSVEQLFFVLDLYAYFGKVSERIAVAGKSKSLEETRNDSLQGSIMDKVPGDTAVTLSLKNLQLRFLESSSDTQGTPLVLFIGDGLSVKVSHRTLGGAMAISSTLRWERVEVDCADTANDFQLEKGSELMLPDKNLNGRDCYQLRAVFWVQNTKIYQSNRNMTVPFLDISVTHVIPYSAQDIECHSLRVLACIAGIRLGGGMSYAESLLHRFGIFGADGGPGEGLTRGLEQLSGGPLSILFKASPVTVDDLRENACQEDGKESSLFHLGTPDDVDVSIELKDWLFALEGEQEIADRLYFQDSEVPQREERSWHMTFHNIHMKAKSAPMHAAADKTNTTRKHKHPIELITVGMEGLEILKPMSGHRMLTNGIYENEIVQNGFPGREKQPVNRHGGVNVEVDIVASEADNDDLMAEWMVENFKFSVTEPLEAVVKKDELQHLALLCKSEVDSLGRIAAGVLRILKLDGSLGSAAISQLSNLGTGSIDQIFTPKSKTGFSPFSDAGGGSWGSGMETTVAFLEEAVLDSKAKCAALATELACSDSPANCLDDVRQLSEKLENMQKLLDQLRIPH, encoded by the exons ATGTTCTCGGATCCAGACTTTTTAAATTCTCAAGAAGGGTCTAATAAGAAAGACGAAGATGGTGCAAAGCGGGTATTCTTTGGTGGGGAGCGATTCATTGAGGGGATCTCAGGAGAGGCCTAT ATTACAATCCAAAGGACAGAGTTGAATTGCCCCCTAGGGCTTGAAGTTCAATTGCATATTACAGAAGCTGTTTGCCCTGCTTTAAGTGAACCAG GATTACGGGCTCTTCTCCGTTTCTTTACTGGATTTTATGTTTGTCTAAATCGAGGAGATGTGAATCCAAATTCTCAGcca CGGTCTGCAGAAGCTGCCGGCCGTTCTTTGGTCTCTATAACTGTGGATCACATATTTGTCTGCATTAAGGATGCTG AATTTCAGCTAGAACTTCTGATGCAATCACTATTATTCTCTCGG GCAAGTGTATCTGATGGAGAGAAGGCAAATTACTTGACACGGGTCATAATAGGTGGATTGTTTTTGAG GGATACGTTTTCGCGTCCACCATGCACCTTAGTGCTGCCGTCGATGCAGGATGCTTCTATTGATACCTCAGATGTCCCAGATTTTG CTAAGAACTTCTGTCCTCCAATATATCCTCTTGGAGAGCAGCAGTGGCAATCAAATTGCAGTGTGCCTCTGATCTGTCTCTACAGTCTGCAGTTAGTGCCCTCCCCGAGCCCACCAATTTTTGCTTCCAGAACCGTTATTGACTGCCAGCCGCTAATG ATTCATCTTCAGGAAGAATCCTGTCTGAGAATATCATCCTTTTTAGCTGATGGAATTGTCGTAAATCCTGGTTctgtgctgccagatttctccATTAACTCCCTACTTTTCAATCTTAAAGGTTTAGTTGTTACCGTACCCCTAGAGATAGGAAACCCAGAACAATTATCTGGAAGTCCCAACATATCAGTCCATAATTCATTTTCTGGGGCAAGGCTCCATATTGAAAATTTGATGTTCTCCCAGTCACCTTCCTTAAAACTAAGCCTACTGAACATTGAGAAGGATCCTGCATGTTTCTGTCTTTGGAAGAGTCAACCAATTGATGCCAGCCAGAAGAAATTGACTGCTGGAGCATCTTCGATTACTTTGTCTTTGGAAACATGCAATGGCTTTATTGGGAGGAACACCGCAAGGGTGGATTCAAGTCTATGGAAATGTGTTGAGATGAAAGATATCTGTTTTGAGGTAGCAATGGTGACTGCAGATGGGACCCCTTTAACAGATATGCCACCTGCGGGAGGGGTTGTCAGAGTAGGAGTTAACTGTGAACAATACAATTCAAGCACTTCAGTGGAGCAGTTATTCTTTGTTCTAGACCTCTATGCTTATTTTGGTAAGGTTAGTGAAAGGATAGCTGTGGCAGGGAAAAGCAAGTCTTTAGAGGAAACAAGAAATGATTCTCTGCAGGGAAGCATAATGGATAAAGTTCCTGGTGATACTGCTGTCACTCTTTCTCTGAAGAATTTGCAGCTAAgattcttagaatcttcatctGATACCCAAGGCACACCTCTAGTTCTTTTCATTGGTGATGGTCTGTCTGTCAAGGTTAGCCATAGAACTCTGGGTGGCGCCATGGCAATTTCATCCACTTTACGATGGGAAAGGGTCGAGGTGGACTGTGCAGACACTGCGAATGACTTCCAACTGGAGAAAGGTTCTGAATTGATGCTTCCCGACAAGAATCTGAACGGGAGGGACTGCTATCAGTTACGGGCTGTTTTTTGGGttcaaaatactaaaatttatcAATCAAATCGTAATATGACAGTACCATTTCTGGACATATCCGTGACACATGTGATTCCATATAGTGCACAGGATATCGAGTGCCATAGTTTAAGAGTGTTGGCCTGCATTGCTGGTATCCGCCTTGGTGGAGGAATGAGTTATGCTGAATCTTTGCTTCATAGGTTTGGAATCTTTGGTGCTGATGGCGGGCCAGGGGAAGGTCTTACCAGAGGCCTTGAGCAGTTATCTGGTGGACCTTTATCAATTCTTTTTAAAGCATCACCCGTCACTGTGGATGACCTTAGAGAGA ATGCATGTCAAGAAGATGGAAAGGAAAGCAGTCTCTTCCATTTGGGCACCCCTGATGACGTGGATGTTTCAATTGAATTAAAAGATTGGTTATTTGCTCTTGAAGGTGAGCAGGAGATTGCAGATAGATTATACTTCCAAGACTCCGAAGTTCCTCAGAGAGAAGAGAGGAGCTGGCATATGACGTTTCATAATATACATATGAAAGCAAAAAGCGCCCCAATGCATGCAGCAGCTGATAAAACAAACACAACCAGAAAGCATAAACATCCTATCGAGTTGATTACT GTTGGCATGGAAGGTCTGGAGATCTTAAAACCAATGTCTGGGCACCGGATGCTGACGAATGGGATTTATGAAAATGAGATAGTTCAGAATGGTTTTCCCGGAAGAGAAAAGCAACCTGTCAACAGACATGGTGGCGTCAATGTGGAAGTTGACATAGTGGCTTCTGAAGCAGATAATGATGACCTAATGGCTGAGTGGATGGTGGAAAATTTCAAATTCTCTGTAACCGAGCCA CTTGAGGCTGTAGTGAAGAAGGATGAGCTGCAACATCTCGCTCTCCTGTGCAAGTCTGAGGTCGATTCTTTGGGTAGAATAGCTGCTGGTGTCCTTCGAATTCTTAAGTTAGATGGATCACTTGGTTCAGCAGCAATCAGCCAACTGAGTAATTTAG GAACTGGAAGTATAGACCAGATATTTACCCCGAAGTCGAAGACGGGGTTCAGTCCATTTTCAGACGCGGGCGGTGGAAGTTGGGGTTCAGGCATGGAGACAACCGTTGCATTTCTTGAGGAGGCAGTTTTGGATTCAAAGGCAAAATGCGCTGCTCTGGCGACCGAGTTAGCTTGCTCAGATTCGCCTGCAAACTGCCTTGATGATGTCAGACAGCTGAGTGAGAAACTTGAAAACATGCAGAAGTTACTTGACCAATTGAGAATTCCTCACTGA